The Bernardetia sp. ABR2-2B DNA window ATACGTTAATTTTTTATTTACTTTTTTACTTGCTTTTTTGCTATTCAGAATGAACAACAACCAAACTAAAAGAACCAAAATCAGTAAGGCTTGTAATCCGATAGAAAGAAAATAAAGAATAGCTATTAGCTTTATATCTTTCGTCAAATGATAAAGCATAACAAAAGCAACCACCACAAACTGAACGTAAATAGCAACTTTTATTACCTTGTCCATCTGTGGAAATAACTCATCTGTTCTTAAAAAAGAACGCATAAACAGAAAATAAAAAGCTACACACAATCCTGCAAAATACCATATATAATGAAACAGCTCTCCATTTATTCCATCTAAGGCAAGACTGCTCATTACCATCAAAAACAATCCTGTTCCTAACAGATAAAGAGAGTAGTATAAATAAACTTTTTCTCTATTAAGAATAAAAATCAGAAAATTATAAAATACCATTATCCAAATAAGCCCCTGAAAGATTCCTTGAGAAAGATTACGATACTTTACATCTTGCTCAAATTTATCTTTCTTTATCAACTTCAAATCTGCCTTTATTGGGCGATTATTGATATTTTGATAGCGAATAAATAATGTCTTTCTTGATTTGGGTAGAAAGTTTACCCTTACTTTAGTTTGGGAAACTATTTCATCGATATTTCTTTCGGAAGGAGAAACAAAAATGCCATTTCGTTTGTGAGCATATTCATTTAGAGCATCTAAAGGGTCAAATACATCTACTAGATTCAAATCCTTTCCTAGATTCAAAACCCACTCGTGTTCGTGAGGAAGTGTATTATTGATAGTTATTTTTACCCAGTAAATACAATTAGAATTCCAGCTTACTGTATCTGAATAAGGTATAAAATCATTTTGTAGATTTACAATCTCTTGAAAGGTCTTTTTTTTGCTACAATCTACATACACAAAAGCATAGTTGAGTAAACTATCATGAATGATTCTTTCATTTTTTATATCAAAAACAGCCTTCGGATTTGTATCGAAAGAAGGGTTAATAGTTACTTTCTCTACTTTTTCTCTTTGTCCTATCTGGCAAAAAGCATGGTTGAGAGTAAAAATTAGAATACAAGAAAGAAGTAATCTAAAAAATTTCATTAAAAGGGGAAATAATTCTTGATACTAGAAAGATACGAATACTTATTTATTACTGCAAAAACGAAAAAAATTTATAATTTTGTACTTATCTTATAATCTAGCACTATTGTTTTTTATTTTTACTCACTTTATTGGGTTTTGATAATCTTATTCTATGTCTCATTTTTCATTTATTATTCTTACTTTCAATGAGGAAGTACATCTGCCTCGCTTATTGGAATCAATTAAAGATTTGAATGCCCCTCTTTTTATATTGGATTCGGGCAGTACGGACAAAACCTTAGCAATTGCAGAAGAATATAAAGCAAAAGTAATTTATAATAAATTTGAAAACCACCCCAAACAATGGGATTTTGCTTTGCATAATTTTGATATTCAGACAGAATGGATTATTGGGCTTGATGCAGACCAAATTGTTGCTCCAGAACTAAAACAAAAATTAGTAATATTCGATGAACATACAGTAGCTAAAGATATAAATGGAATTTATTTTAATAGAAAAAATTATTTTAGAGGACGTTGGATAAAACATGGTGGCTACTTTCCAAAATATTTGCTCAAAATGTTTCGAAAGGGATATGGACACTCCGACCTAAATGAAAATATGGATCATCGTTTCGTCGTTGAGGGTAAAACAAAAGTTTGGAAAAAAGGTTTTTTAATAGAAGAAAATACAAAAGAAAACGATATTTCTTTTTGGCTTTCCAAACATAACAAATATAGCAATCTTGTAGCACAAGAAGAAGTGGAGCGAATCCAAAAACTGCGTTCTCAACATAACACACGCAAGTTTTCAGGAAATCCTGATGAAAGAATTGCATTTTTGAAGAATATTTGGTGGAAACTACCTCTTTACTGGAGACCCTGCATTTATTTCGTATATCGTTTCTTTTTTCAGTTAGGTTTTTTAGATGGAAAGGAAGGACGTATTTTTCACTTCCTACAAGGTTTTTGGTTTAGAATTGTTATAGATATTAAAATTGAAGAATTATTAAAAAATAAAAAATAATTACGACTTGAATTATGTGTGGAATAAATGGAATTATAGACTTTTCGCTACAAAACAACGTGCATAGAGTAGCTGCTATGAATAAAGCAATGGCACACCGAGGGCGTAATGATGAAGGTATTTGGAAAGATGAAACTACAAATAGTGTAACATTAGGACATAGAAGATTATCTATTATTGACCTTTCTAATGCAGGGCATCAACCTATGCACTCACATGATGGTCGTTATGTGATGGTTTTTAATGGAGAAATTTATAATTACAAATCACTCAAAAAACAACTTAATTATCCTTTCAAATCAGATTCGGATTCAGAGGTTATTTTGGCAGCTTTTGCAGAGTGGGGAGTAGAATGTATCAAAAAGTTTGAAGGTATGTTTGCCTTTGCAATTTGGGATAATTTAGAGAAAAAAATCTTTTTAGTAAGAGATAGATTAGGAATAAAGCCGTTATATTATTACAGAGATGAGAACAAATATGTTTTTTCATCTGAAATGCGTTCACTTTTGGCTTCTGGGTTTGTCCCGAAAAATTTAGACCATCATAGCTTAGAAGATTTTCTGCGTTATCAGACGGTACATGCCCCTCGCACCATGATTGAGAATGTTTGTATGTTGTTACCTGCTCATTATGTAGAAATTTCTGAAACCGAATGGATAGAAAAATGCTACTGGCAAGCTCATCATACTGAGCAAAAAATAGCTACAAACTACAAGCAAATCAAAAAAGATATTTATGAAAGACTGAATGAAGCTGTCGAAAAACGTTTGGTGGCTGATGTTCCCTTTGGTGCTTTTCTTTCTGGAGGAATAGATTCTAGTATTATTGTAGGGCTGATGAGCCAGATGTCTAATCAAAAAGTAAAGACTTTTTGTGTTTCTTTTGATGAAGAAGAGTTTAGTGAAGCTAAATATGCCCATTTAGTAGCTAATAAATTTGGAACAGAACACCATGATATTCGCTTGAAACCGAATGACTTTTTAGATATTATTCCAAAGGCTCTTTCTGCTATGGATCATCCTAGTGGTGATGGAATAAATACCTATATTGTTTCGAAAGTAACTAAAGAAAAAGGAATTGATATGGCTCTTTCAGGTTTAGGAGGAGACGAACTTTTTGCTGGTTATGACCTTTTTATGATGCTTAATAAGCTAAACAACAACAAATGGATAGGAAAACTACCTGTTTTTTTGAAATCTCATGTAGGAAAGTTGAGACAAAAATATCGTCCTTCTGTTGCCTCTGACAAGCTATTTGGATTACTTTCTCAAAAAGACTGGAAATTAGATTACACTTATCCTTTAATACGACAAGTATTTTTGGATGAACGCATTAAGTCATTTTTAAGAAAAGATGAGCTGACTGAAAACAGAGTACGTTCGGCTTTCAAAAGTTTAGCAAGACAAAAAGACTT harbors:
- the asnB gene encoding asparagine synthase (glutamine-hydrolyzing) — its product is MCGINGIIDFSLQNNVHRVAAMNKAMAHRGRNDEGIWKDETTNSVTLGHRRLSIIDLSNAGHQPMHSHDGRYVMVFNGEIYNYKSLKKQLNYPFKSDSDSEVILAAFAEWGVECIKKFEGMFAFAIWDNLEKKIFLVRDRLGIKPLYYYRDENKYVFSSEMRSLLASGFVPKNLDHHSLEDFLRYQTVHAPRTMIENVCMLLPAHYVEISETEWIEKCYWQAHHTEQKIATNYKQIKKDIYERLNEAVEKRLVADVPFGAFLSGGIDSSIIVGLMSQMSNQKVKTFCVSFDEEEFSEAKYAHLVANKFGTEHHDIRLKPNDFLDIIPKALSAMDHPSGDGINTYIVSKVTKEKGIDMALSGLGGDELFAGYDLFMMLNKLNNNKWIGKLPVFLKSHVGKLRQKYRPSVASDKLFGLLSQKDWKLDYTYPLIRQVFLDERIKSFLRKDELTENRVRSAFKSLARQKDFKNLPFLSKISVAELFTYLQNILLRDADQMSMVHTLEIRVPFLDHKLIEYVLQVPDSFKYPHSPKKLLTDSVGDLLPSEVINRQKMGFTLPWQIWLKNELFGFCDERIESLASRPEFNEEGIMKVWRQFLDNDPRVSWARVWNLVVLENWLQEHQISASPTSIISNLDSSLIKIKEI
- a CDS encoding glycosyltransferase family 2 protein, with the translated sequence MSHFSFIILTFNEEVHLPRLLESIKDLNAPLFILDSGSTDKTLAIAEEYKAKVIYNKFENHPKQWDFALHNFDIQTEWIIGLDADQIVAPELKQKLVIFDEHTVAKDINGIYFNRKNYFRGRWIKHGGYFPKYLLKMFRKGYGHSDLNENMDHRFVVEGKTKVWKKGFLIEENTKENDISFWLSKHNKYSNLVAQEEVERIQKLRSQHNTRKFSGNPDERIAFLKNIWWKLPLYWRPCIYFVYRFFFQLGFLDGKEGRIFHFLQGFWFRIVIDIKIEELLKNKK